The region GAGGTGGCGGCGATCAGCGCCAAGCTCGCGCCAAATGTTTTTGCTATATCCATACCCCCCAAGCACTGCAGTGTGTCTCGCTGTACGGCTCCAACGACATATAGTTCGAGACCTTGGAGCAAGGTGATCCACACAGCATCCTGTTCAGCAATGGGGGCACCGAGATGCAAATTGTGATAGACACTATCGACCCCGACGGCGGGTGTCGCGCTTTGATTGTCGAGCCAATAGACTGTGATGGCACCATGCTGCTCGTCCGTAGGAACGCCCGGGACATTCGCATTACTGATGTTGGCTGGAATGAATGTGAGGTTGCGGCGGCTGTCATCGACCTCGCGGACAATCACATGCTAGGCCTCGCTGCAAATAAAGACGCTGATGTCTTGATCGCTCTGTTGCGAAAAATGACCTAAGGCTGCCCATCCAAAACTCTTCGGTGACGTAGGCTAACTTTGGGCCATTCTTCGGGGCTGCAGGTCATTTGTATCGTCGTAGCCTAGCGGCTGGTTTCACCCTACCCCCTGCAGATGCCCCTAGCTCGAAGAATCGTTCTTCACTGTCCGATCTATCGACCTGAGCCCTCGCGAACCTCGTTGAGCGATACGTCAGCGACGGGGTGTCATTGCTCGCCATCGTCGGCTGAGGACGGCTCGGCAGGAGCGCAGCCATCGTTCAATATCTCTGATGTTATCCATAAGCTCTATTCGTTTGAATGATGGATTGCCGAGGCCCATATTGTGATCATGGACATGGACGAAGCCTCCCATCGAACCATGCCCAGACCTAAAGAAAGGAACGGAAAATGACTACGCTCACCTATCGGGGTGCCGGCAAGTCGCTCACCTCCGGCGACGGCCGCTTCGACCTGGCACATTATGCCCGTAGCATGGTGCTTGCCTGGACGCGCTGGCGGACGGCTCGCGAAATCGAAGCCATGCCTTTCGACATCCGCAAGGATATCGGCTGGCCGAGCACGGACGACAACAAACACCGGACCGTGTAACGAATGCGACATTCTCCTCAAGATGACGGCGGCGCCTGCATCACGCGGCGCCGCCTTTTTCGTGGCGTGATCATCCATTCCCGGCCCGTTTTCAGTCTTGAATTTCAGTCGCCTTTCAGCCTGTTCCTTGCCTCAACCGCGATCCTCCCGGCAGTTTGACCGGTCAGATATCGGCCGATGTCGCATATTTGCTCTTCCCGGCCGCATTTTTCCATGCCAGTGTCGCTTTCAGGATATCGGCGCGACGCATTCCGCGCAACGAATATGTCATCGTTCCTCGAGGATGGATTTCGCTATGAACAGGATGCAGATCAAGAAGCGTTCGCTGGTCTTCTTTATGGTACCGCAATTCACCATGCTGCCCTTTTCGGCGGCCGTGGACACGTTGCGCATCGCCAATCGCATGCTCGGCTATCAGGCCTATACCTGGCGGCTCGCCTCCCTCGACGGGGACAAGGTCTATTCCTCCTGCGGCATCGGCGTCGAGGCGAATTCCTCGCTCGCCGAGGAGCGCCGCCATCTCGGCGGCGAAAACCGGCCGGGCATGGTGCTCGTCTGTTCCGGCATCGATGTCGAGCAATTCAACAACAAGTCGGTCAATGCCTGGCTGCGCGAATGCTACAATCGCAGCGTCGCCGTCGGCAGCCTCTGTACGGGCGCGCATGTGCTGGCCCAGGCCGGGCTTTTGAATGGCAAGCGCTGCGCCATCCACTGGGAAAACCTGCCGGGCTTCTCCGAAGCCTTTCCGCAGGCGGAGGTCTATGCCGATCTCTATGAGATCGACGGCAATCTCTATACCTGCGCCGGCGGCACCGCCTCGCTCGACATGATGCTGAACCTCGTCGGCGAGGATTTCGGCGAAAGCCTCGTCAATCGCATCTGCGAACAGCACCTGACCGACCGCGTGCGCAACCCGCACGACCGGCAGCGCCTGCCGCTGCGCGCCCGTCTCGGCGTGCAGAACGCCAAGGTGCTGTCGATCATCGAGTTGATGGAAGGCAATCTGGCCGAGCCGCTGTCGCTGATCGAGATCGCCGATGGCGCCGGCCTCTCCCGCCGGCAGATCGAACGGCTGTTCCGCCAGGAGATGGGCCGCTCGCCGGCCCGCTACTATCTGGAAATCCGCCTCGACCGCGCCCGCCATCTGCTGGTGCAGTCCTCGATGCCCGTCGTCGAGGTCGCCGTCGCCTGCGGCTTCGTCTCGGCTTCGCATTTCTCCAAGTGTTATCGCGAACTCTACCATCGCTCGCCGCAGCAGGAGCGCGCCGAGCGCAAGATGACCATGGCGACCGCGCGCCAGCAGGCGGTCGCGGCCTGAGAGTTTGAAAGAGAGCGCCGCCCGAAATGAAAGGGCGGCGCCTCGCCCGAATAGCTTATTGCGCCGCTTCTTCCGTCATCCTGGCGTCGGAATAGACCTGGTTGCGCCCTCTGTGCTTGGCCATATAGAGGAACTGGTCGGCGGCGTTGAGATAGTTCTCGAAGGTTTCGTAGCCCTCGATTTCGGCGATGCCGATCGAAATCGTGACGCCGAGTTCCTCGTCGTCGGCGGTGACCTTCAGCCGGGAAATGTCCGAGCGGATCTCGTCGCAGAGCTTGGTCGCCGCAAGGGAATCCATCTGCGGGAAAAGGATGGCGAATTCCTCGCCGCCAAGCCGCGAGAGAAGATTGTCGCTGCCGTCGAAGATCGTGAACAGCCTGTTTGCGACAGCCTTCAGCACCTTGTCGCCGATCTCGTGGCCGTAGGTGTCATTCAGCCGCTTGAAATGGTCGATATCGAGAATGGCGACCGAACTCGGCACTTTCAGCCGAAGACACTCGTTCACCAGCTTCGGGCCGTTGTCGTAGAAATAGCGGCGGTTGTAGAGGCCGGTCAGATAGTCGCAAGCTGCTGCCGCCCGCAACTGCCGCATCTGCGCCAGCGTTTCGGCATTGTTGGCGATGCGGCATTGCAATTCCTCGGCGACGAAGGGCCGGTAGAGGAAATCGCTGGCGCCGGCCTTGAGGAAACTGGCAGACAGCATGCGGTCATTGGAGGCGGAAACACCGATGACGCGCAGCCTGTCCGAGCCGAAGCGGTGGCGGATGCGCCGCGTCAGCTCGTAGCCGCTCATATCGGGCATGTGGTGGTCGGTGACGACGAGTTCGATATCGCTGTAAGCCTCGAGTGCCGCCAATGCCTCGAGCCCCGAATTGGCCTCGACGACGAGATATTGCTGCGCCTTCAGCAGATCGACCAGCACCCGGCGCGCCGAGACGACATCATCGACGACGAGCACCCGCGTCTTGCGGTTGGAGATCGCGCGGCGGACGGTGGCGACCAGATTGTCGAGCGCGAATTCATTGTCCTTCAGCACGTAATCGATGACATTGCGCTCCATGATCTTGTTGCGCGTGTTGAGATCGAACGTGGCGGTGAAGACGATTGCCGGGATATCGTGCTCGATCGTGCAGTCGAGCGCTTCGCCATAGGGCGAATCCGGCAGGTTGAGATCAACGACGGCCATGGTGTAGCCGTGACCGTCCTCGGCAAGTTCTTTGCGAAGCGCCTTTAGCGAGGAGCAGGATTTGACCGCGAGACCGAGTTCGGTCTGGAACCGGTGGCAAAGCACGGCGGAAAACATACGGGAATCTTCAACCAGAAGTATTTTAAGCCCGCCGGAGCGGAGCCCGATGCCATCTCGCTGAAAATCCGCTTGAAAAGCCACAGCCGCTAATCCCCCATGCGTCCGATGGCCTCGACTCGGCCCTCTCCCCGGCGGGGCGAACGATAACCGAGAGGCCTGCGCGCGTGAAGGGGACAAATAGCGGCGTTACTTGCAATTGCAGAAATTCGACGACGGTGTGCGACCGCCGTCTCCGCGCCTGTGGCGACGCCGATACTGGAAGGGCCGTCAGGCAACCGCCCGCTCCTTGCGCATCGACTGGATTTGCAGCAGCGTGTCGAGGTTCTGGTTGACGCGGCAGTAGAACTCCTCGTCGATGAACGGGCGCAGCATGAAATCATTGCCGCCGGCCTTCAGGAAACGCGCCGAAAGCAACCGGTTCGAGGAGGAGGAAACACCGATGATGCGCAGCTCGTGCGAGCCGATATTGGAGCGAATGCGCCGCGTCAGCTCGAATCCGTCGATGTCGGGCATGTTGTAGTCGGTAATCATCAGGCCGATATCGCGGTTGGCCTTCAGGATCTCCAGCGCCTTGGCGCCGTTCTCGGCGGTGCTGACACGGAAATTGTAGCGTTTCAGCCGGCTCGACAGCAGCGCGCGGGCCGTCGCGCTGTCGTCGACGATCAACACGTGGTGACGATGATTGGTCAGGAACCGGCAGATCGATTCCGCCAGAAGATCGACGGCGAAGATATTGTCCTTGAGGATATAATCGACAATGTCCTTGGCCATCAGCTTGTCGCGCATGCTTTCATGGAAGGTGCCGGTAAAGACGATTGTCGGTATGGAAAGATCGACCAGATATTCGAGCGCTTCGCCGTTTTCGGCGCCGGGCAGGTTGATGTTCGAAATTGCCAGCGTGATCGGATCGGAAGACTTGTCATAGGAAAACTGCAGATCCTCGAAGCTGCGGCAGATTTCGACGTCGATGTCGAACAGCTCCTTGAGGCGTTTGCTGATCATCGAGGTGAATACGTTGGAATCTTCCGCGACAATAATGCGCGCACCGGCAAACATCTCCCCGGAATATTGCATCCCCGAAATACCTAGAAACGCCATAGCAAACCTTTGATGTAAATCTGTCCCCGGATCAAACCGATACATCAATTGATTTGACCAATGATTAATCAGCCCTGCTGGATATGAAGCGAAGAAGCGGCCGGAAGAGGCTGCCTCGGATTTCTTGCAGATATGATTAAGAAATCAGCCGCGGTACGCCGATCAACTCCAGCCGGGGGGCACACCGATCAGCCATCACCCTGCGAAGCGATTATAAACACGCTGCGACCGACACGCCGAGAGGTTCTCCCATGACCCAATCCGAACCGGTGATCGAATGGCTCCTCGATTCCGACCCGTCGATACGGTGGCAGGTGATGCGCGACCTGCTTGACGCCCCGGAGCGAAATTGGATGGCCGAGCGGGCGAAAGTCGAAACCGAAGGTTGGGGCGCCAGGCTGCTTGCCTGCCGGGACGAGGACGGGCAATGGGCGGGCGGCGCCTTCCTGCCCGCCGGTTTCGATCCCCAGGAGTGGCACGAGCACGGCCAGCCGTGGACGGCCACAAGCTTTTCGCTGTCGCAGCTCAGGGAGTTCGGTCTCGATCCCGCCTGCGAGCAGGCCAGGCGCGTCGTCGAGCTGATCGGCGCCAATGCCAGTTGGGAAGAAGGCGGCCAGCCCTATTGGCAAGGCGAAGTCGAAGAATGCATCAACGGCCGCACTGTCGCCGACGGCGCTTATTTCGGCATCGATGTCTCGCCGATCGTCGACAGGCTGGCCGGCGAGCGTCTCGACGACGGCGGCTGGAATTGCGAGAGGATCAACGGCTCTCACCGCTCCTCCTTCGCCAGCACCATCAATGTGCTGGAGGGACTGCTGGAGTTCGAGAAATCGACCGGAGGCACGCCGCGATCCCGCGAATCGCGCCGGACGGGCGAAGAATTCCTGCTCGAGCGTCACCTCTTCTGCCGTCTCGGCACCGGCGAGCCGGCCGACAAAAATTTCCTGCAGTTCCTGCACCCGAACCGCTGGCGCTACGACATCCTGCGCGCCCTCGATTATTTCCGCGCCAGTGCCATCCTGACCGCCGCCGCTCCCGATCCGCGCCTCGGCGAGGCGACCGAGCATCTGCGCTCCCGGCGCATTCAGGACGGCCGCTGGCCACTCGACTGGAGCCTGCCGGGGCGTGTGTGGTTCGATGTCGACGACGGGCAAGGCGAGCCCTCACGATGGATCACGCTCCGTGCGATGCGGGTGCTCAAATGGTGGGACGCTCAGCTCTCAATCGATGCCTGACGCCAAGCTCAGCGTGCGCAGGAAATGCGCCTCGATCTTGCGCAGCAATTCGCCGCGATCAGCAGGTGTTTCGCCGACCGGCTGATTGACCGCGCCGTGCAGGGCATTGAACAGGAACACCGCGGTAAAGCCGGGATCATCGACCGACCAGGCATCCCCGCCTGCCCCGCCGGCGAGCAGTTCGCTCAGATGGTCGATCAGGATGTTGCGCGACAGGCCTTCCCGCGTTGCCGGGGGCTCGGCCACGAAGGCCAGATGATGCAAGCCGGCCGCGTCGAGATAGCCGGTGGCGCATGCCGTCGACCAGGCGGAGAGCTTGCCGCACCAATCCGTTTGCTTTCGTTCCGCGACCGCCACGACAATGCCATCGAGAACGCCCTGCACGAGCATGGCGTCGAGAAGCTGGTCGTCGCTGAAGGGTCTCAGGCAGAATTTCCAGAACCAGCTCGGAGGGCCGGGACAGGCGCGTGCCGAGCGGTGTCACGACGAACGGCCGGTTACAAGGGCGCCTTCGCCAAGGAAGAAGGCGAGAAAGGTGCTCGATGCCGAGGGCAAGCGGATCGTCTGATCCCGCTTACTTGACGACGGCCGAGCCCTTGACGATGTCTATCGTCTCGCCGCCGTCGAGGCCGATGCGGTCGCCGTCGGGCGTCGTCATGAAGCAGCCGGAGGAGCAGAGGTTTTCCGAAGCGCCGGCATCGACCACGACTTCGACGCGCTGGCCGCTCTCGGTGATGACGAGCACCACGGCAGCTGGATCGGTGTTGGTGATGGATGCCGCCTGGACCGCGGGCGCGGCAAGCAGCGGGATAAGCAAAACGGCGGCAAACCTTGCCATCATGTGCGGCGGCGCGGGCGCGCCCTCCCCTCGAAAGATCGGTGCTGCCCTCGGCAGCAATCCCGATGGAGGAGATCATGCACATAGACCTGTGAATGATGGCTGAATGAGCCGTTCAGCTTTTCAGGCTGCCATCCGCCGTCCGCCCACGCAGCTGCCGCACCGGCCGCTCCTCTTCCTCGATGGGCTTGTTCTTTGGATCGTCCTGGCCGTCCGTCCGCTCCTTGACGGTATTGGCAAGGACCGGCGCGGCATCGCGATGAATGGTGAGGTCGCTCTGCGGCAGCGGGATCTCGATACCTTCAGCCTTGAAGCGCCGCAGGATCTCGATCCTGAGATTGTTGCGCACCGTCATGCCGTCGCCCATATCGGCGAGGAAGAAACGCAGCTCGAAATCGAGCGAATAGGGGCCGAAGCGCAGGAATTCGACCTGCGGCTCGGGATTGCGCATGACGAGCGGAATCTTCGCCGTCAGCTCCAGCAGGATATCCATCACCTTCTGCGGATCGGCGTCGTAGCTGACGGAAACCGGGATTTCCGAGCGGCCGATCTTGTTGCGGTGCGTCCAGTTGCCGACGAGGCCGTTGATCAACTCCGAATTCGGCACGATGATCGACTGCTTGCGGAAAGTCTCGATCTCGGTGGCGCGCACCGAGATGCGCTTGACGATGCCTTCGGCTGTGCCCGAGACGACGTGGTCGCCGACCTTGAACGGCCGCTCGACGAGCAGGATCAGGCCGGAGACGAAGTTGGAGACGATGTTCTGCAGGCCGAAACCGATGCCGACCGAAAGCGCGGAAGCGACGAGCGCCAGGCTCGACAGATCGATGCCGGCCGACGAAACGCCGATGATCGCCGCCAGGCCGACGCCGAGATAGCCAATGCCCGTCTTCACCGAATTGCGCACACCGAGATCGACATGGCTGCGCGCCATCACATTGCTGTCGAGCCAGCGCTGCAGCCAGCGCGACAGGAGATAGACGCCGGCAAACAGCAGGATGCCGGTGCAGATGCCGAGCAGCGAGATGCTGATGCCACCGAGCTTGACCTCGGTGAACAGCCGATAGGCGATGAGCTGCAGGTCCTGCACATGGAAGCCCCAGAGCAGCAGGATCAGGGGCACACCGACGACGAGCGCCACCGCATAGATGGCGAGGCCGACGACCAGGCCGGCCTGGTCGATCGCCACCGGTCCGAGATTGAAGCGGCGCGTCAGGAAGCGCGCGAAGAAGGTATCGCCGAAGCTTTCTTGCCGCGATATCGCCTTACCCGAAAGCAGGCCGACATACATGGTGGCGACGACAGCGCCGGTGATGATGAGCTGCGTGGCGACGAAGCGCGCCAGCCCGACGTAACCCGCAAGCGCCGTGACGATCAGGCCGGCGCCGACGACGCGCAGGATGATCGCCATGCCGCGCGGCCAATGCCGGCCCGGAGCATCGGGATCGCCGTTTTTCGCCAGCATCGGCTTGCCGAACGAGGCCACGATCAGGATCATGCCGATGATCAATGCGGCGATCAGGCTTCTCACCACCGTCAGCACCAGCGGCGAGCCCATCGCTTCGCCGATCGAGCCGAAGAAATAATCGAGCCCGTTGATAATAGCCATCGCCAGCAGGCAGTAGCCGATCGAGAGTGCGCCGAGATTGGAAAGCCGCACCAGCCGCCAGTGCGGTTCGTGCGGCGCGAAGATGGCGTTGACGAAGCGGCCGACGAAATAGACGAGCCCGATCGTCCCGAACAGCGCACCGATGACAGGGGCGATGTCAGGCCTCAGCACATTGAAACTGTTGAGGAAGAAGAACGACGTGACGAGCAGGACCGAAAGCGCCAGCGTGCGGATCAGCGTCGACCAGAAGGCGATCGACAGCCGGCCGATATAGGACGGGTTTTCGATCGCCTCGTCCCGGCGCAGATAGGAGCCGAACAGCCGATAGCTGCCGGAGAGCAGGATGAGCGCCGAAGCGAGCGACAGGAAAATCGCGGCAAACAGCGGGAAACGCTTGAACTTCCAGACGAAAGAGGTCCAGCTCGACAAAGCCTGCGAGAATTCGCCAGCCTCGTGCACGAAGGCGCTGGCGGCATCGTCAAGCACCGAGACGGAGATCTCGGTGCGCCTGAAAAGCGTGTCGGCAAAAAGCCGCCGCCGCATCTCGATGATCTCGTTGACGAGCTTCGTCACCGCGATCGACAGGTTTTCGGCGTCGCCCGTCACCGCATTGATCTGCGCCCGCTCGGCGGCGAGCGCGTTGCGTTCCTGGGTGACGATCTCGGCTTCGGGAGGCTGGCCATCCTTCGGCGGCTCGCCGATCTCGGCAAGCCGGTTCTTGATCTGGTCGAAACGCGGCCTGAGATTGACCGATATGGTGATGACGGCGCGGCTGAGTTCGTCGGCCTTGGTCGCAAGCCCGACCAGGGCATCGTCATTATCGGCATTCCCTTTGACGCTGTCCTGGAGGGCGACAAGCTCCGTCTTCGCCTTCTCGATCTCCTTCGCTGCCTGGTCGAATGGCGTATCCACGGGCGCCGGCGCGGCTGCCTGTGTCTGCGTTTCCTGCGCGAAGGCCACGGCACCTTCGAAAGGCGCGCCGGCACACGCCAGCGTCACGAGAAGAATGGTGCGAAGCAGGATGGACCTCAGCCGCAAAAGCGCCTCCGGAAAGGTTGTCGTCGGAATGGAATTCCAGCTTTTCCTAGCAAAGAAAGGCGACAGGATGGCGGAAACTCCTGGAAAGGCTCAGAAACCGGCGCCGGGCTTGGAGAGATAATCGCGCTCCCCGGCCGTCGACTCCCGTCCGAGCATCGCATTGCGGTGTGGAAAGCGGCCATAGGCGGCGATCACGTCGCGGTGGCGGATCGCATAATCCAGATATTCCGCATCGCCGAGCGCACTGAACAATGCCACCGAGCGTTCCTGCTCGCCAAGGTCTTCGGCATGTTCGAAGGGCAGATAGAAGAAGGTGCGGCAGGCGGTCTCGACCGCCTGGTCGGCGCCGGCGGCAAGCGCGAGCTTGGCCTCTCGAAGCGCCAGCCAGTCGGTGGCGAAGGCAAGCGGCGTGCCGCGATAAATGTTGCGGGAAAACTGGTCGAGCACGATGATGGCCGCGAGCCGGCTTTCCGCATCGGCCCGCCATTCGTCACCGATGCCTGCGGCAAGGGTAAGATGCGTCTCGCGAAAACCCTCGCGGATCTCGGCGTCGAGTTCCGCCGGCGGCCGGAACCAAAGCTCCCGGCCGCATCGGACGAACCAGAAATCGTAAACTTCCTGCGGCGTACGGATCGTCATCATGTTCGCCTTCCCTAACGTTAAGCCTCTTATATCACTCTAGTAAGATGTTGGAGAAATTGGACAATGATGTGCCAAGCGGCCCCTCATCCGCCTGCCGGCACCTTCTCCCCGCGCGCGGGGCGAAGGGGGATCGCCGCAAGCTTTCCGTCCCCACTCACCTCTCGTATGGCACGTCCCCTCTCCCCGTCAGAACGGGGAGAGGGTTAGGGTGAGGGGCAGACTTCTTGAAATATGGCCGCCATTGCGCAAAATTCTGCTGCGCAAAACCCTACTTCCCCTCGCTCAACGAAAACACCAGCGTCGCCTTCGTCCCGTCATGTCCGGGATCATAGGCTAGATCCGATTTCAAGCTCGCGGCCATGGCCGTCAGAATACGCGCGCCGAGCCCCGTTCCCCGCGCCGGGCTCTCCGGATCGAACCCTGCCCCATCATCCTCGACGACAACCCTCAGCGCCTCGTCCGTCTGATCGACAAAGACGCGGATCTCGCCCGGCACGCTGTCCGGATAGGCATATTTGAAGGCATTGGTGACGAGTTCGCTGACGATCAGCCCGAGCGTGATCACCTTGTCGGTCGCCAGATTGACCGGTTCAGCGGTCAACACGATGCGGTGCGGCCGCTTGTCGTCGCGCATCGAGGCTTCGAGTTCGGTCAGCAGACTGTCCAGATATTCGTCGACCTGCACCGAGCCGACCTGCCGGTTGGTATAGAGCCGGCGGTGCACGCTGGCGATGGCGTTGATGCGCATCTGCGTTTCGTGCAGCGCATCGATCGCCACCTGATCCTTGGTCATCGAGGATTGCATGCGGATCAGCGCGCCGACCAGACCGAGGCTGTTGGCGATGCGGTGATTGACCTCGGCAAGCAGCATTTCGGCAAGATCGCGCTGCTGGCGGATCACCTCCTGCGCCTGCGCCGTCTCGCGGCGAAAACGCGCCCGCTCCAGCGCCTGTTCCAGGGCGGCGGCGAGCAGGTCGAAATAATCGGCCGAGATCCCCTTGAGCATGTAATCGTCGGCGCCGGCCTTGAGCGCCGCGACCGCGATGCTGGTATCGTCCGAGCCGGTCGCGTAAATGACCGGCGGATGATCCGGCTGCGCCATGATGCAGGGCAGAATGTCGAGGCCGATCTCGTCAGCCAGGACATGATCGAGCACCACGGCGTCGAAGCCGCCTTCGCCGAGCCTGGCAAGGCCGGCAGCACCGTTCGGCGCCCATTCGACCGAAAAGCCCCGCCGGCTCAGATTCTTCTGCATCAAGAGGGCGAGCCCCTCATCGTCATCGATATAGAGGATGTGGATCAGGGCATCCGCATCGCCGCTAGAATTGCTCATTCCGTCTCCCGGCTTTCTCTCACAGCGACGACCGCCGGTAAGCGTCCGAGTCGTCCGCATGGCAATGTCGTATTGCATTGGCCGCCTGCGGTAAACAGCGGCGCCCTTGTCGCCGGCGGCACAGAGGGAGGATGTCGGGAAGCCGGAAATGAAATGCCGAAACACCGCGCGGCCCGATGGGTTCCGCCGGCGGGTTAACTTTCCCGAAATTTCCGATGACCGGATACTTCGGCCCCCGCCTCAGCCGGCAATTGCAGGAAGCGCAATGACGACATGACGCCGATCGCGCCGACCACGACGAAAGCCCAACGGAAATCGGCAAGCGCAGGATTGTCGGCGCCCCTGAGAGCCGAGGCGATATTGAGCACGGCCGCCGCCACCGCGACACCGAGCAGCATCGACGCCTGCTGCAGCATGCTCGACAGCGTCGAGGCGGAGCTGCGCTGTGCCGGGCCGATATCGGCGAAGGCGAGCGTGTTCAGCGCGGTGAATTCCATCGACCGCGACAGGCCGGCCAGGAAAAGCAGCGCATAAATGACAAACTGCGGCGTATCCGGCGACAGGAAACCGCAGGCGGCGATCGAAAGCGCGGCGATCAGCCCATTGAGCACAAGCACCGTGCGGAAGCCGAAGAAGCGCAAGAGGGGCGTCGTCACCGTCTTCATGCCGAGATTGCCGAGGAAATAGACGAGCAGATAGGTGCCGGCGGCAATCGAGCTCAGCCCGAAACCGAGCTGGAACAACAGCGGCAGCAGGAACGGCGTCGCATTGATCGCCACCCGGCAGGCCGTGCCCGCCGACAGCGTCGACATCGAGAAGGTCTGGACGCGGAAGGCCGACAGGTCGAGCAGCGGATTGTCGACGGTGAGGAAATGCCGGGTCGCCATCACAGACAGCACGATACCGGCTGCAAGCATGAGCAGGACCGGCAAAAGCCCGCCGTCCCATTTGACCGAAAGCTCCAGGGCGGCGAGCAGAAAGGTCAGACCTGCAGCGCTCAGAACGAAGCCGACGAGATCGAGCCGGCCGGGATCGGTTTCGCGCTGCTCCGGCACGAAGCGCAGCACCAACCCCATACCGAGAATGCCGATCGGAATATTGATGAGAAAGTTCCAGTGCCAGCTGGCATAGGTGGTGATGACGCCGCCGAGCACCGGGCCGACCACAGGTGCGGTCAGCGCCGGCCAGGTGATCAGCGCGATCGCCTGGACGAGTTCGGATTTACGGGCGTTCTTCAGCACGATGATGCGCCCGACCGGCGTCATCAGCGCGCTGCCAGCACCCTGGACGGCGCGCCAAAGCACGAATTCCGTGAGGCTGCCGGAGAGCCCGCAAAACAGCGAGGCCGCGGTGAAGACGGCGATCGACATCAGGAAGATACGGCGCGCGCCGAACCTGTCGCCGAGCCAGCCCGACAGCGGAATGAAGGCGGCCATCGTCAGCATGTAGACGGTGATGCCAATGCTCATCGACACCGGCTGGACGTCAAAGCTTGCCGCCATCTGCGGCAGCGAGGTGGCGACGATCGTGCCGTCGAGGATCTGCATGAAGAAGGAAACGGCAACGACCAGCGCCACGATCTTCGCCTGGCGGCCGCTTGCCGCCTCTTGCTCATTCTCGCTCGTCTCTGCCGTTGCCATCGATCTGCCAATGAAAATTCTGGATACCGCGGCAGGAAACAGGAAGGAAGCCGATCGGAGATCTGCCGCGCGGGGATACGCGGAAGAGCCGCGCACTGGGTGCATACCCT is a window of Rhizobium sp. N324 DNA encoding:
- a CDS encoding MFS transporter, with product MATAETSENEQEAASGRQAKIVALVVAVSFFMQILDGTIVATSLPQMAASFDVQPVSMSIGITVYMLTMAAFIPLSGWLGDRFGARRIFLMSIAVFTAASLFCGLSGSLTEFVLWRAVQGAGSALMTPVGRIIVLKNARKSELVQAIALITWPALTAPVVGPVLGGVITTYASWHWNFLINIPIGILGMGLVLRFVPEQRETDPGRLDLVGFVLSAAGLTFLLAALELSVKWDGGLLPVLLMLAAGIVLSVMATRHFLTVDNPLLDLSAFRVQTFSMSTLSAGTACRVAINATPFLLPLLFQLGFGLSSIAAGTYLLVYFLGNLGMKTVTTPLLRFFGFRTVLVLNGLIAALSIAACGFLSPDTPQFVIYALLFLAGLSRSMEFTALNTLAFADIGPAQRSSASTLSSMLQQASMLLGVAVAAAVLNIASALRGADNPALADFRWAFVVVGAIGVMSSLRFLQLPAEAGAEVSGHRKFRES